In Poecilia reticulata strain Guanapo linkage group LG1, Guppy_female_1.0+MT, whole genome shotgun sequence, one genomic interval encodes:
- the LOC103470109 gene encoding metal transporter CNNM1-like, with protein MAAEDEAARCCLRSPQCRGAPLSPPRCLWLLLGLCWLLPTPALCLLGFRPEETGAELSVDDGVLKATEGTRFMLRVYYSTSPQRLNRTAGTRANNAAPWIAFIEEPSPGREGQVHPKRNMCMDKNARTSDIEVLGSFKSASSQNSVLVELLAKDLRRGEKIKYYSMCAFDGSKWEHYRTRDFWVAVTERSAVPELWLQVLVSVLLLGLSALFSGLNLSLLALDPVELQVLQNSGTDKEQNYARKIESVRRHGNYVLCTLLLGNAIINASLAVWMCQILGMTWLSTVICAFGIFFIGEILPHSVASRHGLAIASKTIWVTRLLMVLSFPISYPISKLLDLILNQEISNFYTREKLLEMLRVTDPYHDLVKEELNIIQGALELRTKTVEDVLTPLSDCFMLASDVVLDFNTMSEIMESGYTRIPVFENERSNIVDILFVKDLAFVDPDDCTPLKTITQFYKHPLHCVFNDTKLDAMLEEFKKGKSHLAIVQRVNNEGEGDPFYEVMGIVTLEDVIEEIIKSEILDETDLYTDNRTKRRVSHHERKQQDFSIFKLSENEMKVKISPQLLLATHRFLSTEVEPFKPAHISEKILLRLIKHPSVVQELKFDEKSKRAQHHFLFHRNKPVDYFILVLQGRVEVEFGKEALKFENGAFSYFGVPAIMSSAHRSPSHSNGLERSESMLYAGSLGQLNGGGSFYLPDYSVRQLTPLQIIKITRSHYQNALTATRMDSSPQTPDADIRLAEANTPTPDPSATGNAATLMPFEPTTATLLPPPREPSRPSSARTRGQQSSVPHSTSVLNEKNRIVRSKSDGQKSPSDSVFLRMDEIPYIREDRSETDTHSDMASVPIETDTSPFISSMSLSGSEDTLGKKLLLKLSHKKRKKSREGDKTPEDISEQPLVKT; from the exons ATGGCTGCGGAGGATGAGGCCGCGCGGTGCTGCCTCAGGTCCCCGCAGTGCCGCGGGGCTCCGCTCTCTCCGCCCCGCTGCCTGTGGCTCCTGCTCGGCCTCTGCTGGCTGCTGCCCACCCCGGCTCTCTGCCTGCTCGGCTTCCGTCCGGAGGAGACCGGAGCGGAGCTGTCCGTGGACGACGGGGTGCTGAAAGCCACGGAGGGAACCCGCTTCATGCTGCGGGTGTACTACTCCACCTCCCCGCAGAGGCTCAACCGCACCGCGGGGACTCGCGCCAACAATGCCGCGCCCTGGATCGCCTTCATCGAGGAGCCGAGTCCCGGCAGAGAGGGACAGGTCCACCCCAAGAGGAACATGTGCATGGACAAGAACGCCAGGACGTCCGACATCGAGGTTTTAGGTTCCTTCAAGTCTGCTTCCAGCCAGAACTCAGTGCTGGTCGAGCTGCTGGCCAAAGACTTGCGAAGAGGGGAGAAGATTAAGTATTACTCCATGTGCGCCTTCGACGGGTCCAAGTGGGAACACTACCGGACAAGAGACTTCTGGGTCGCGGTGACGGAGCGCTCTGCTGTCCCGGAGCTCTGGCTGCAGGTCCTGGTCTCCGTCCTGCTGCTCGGCTTATCGGCTCTTTTCAGCGGACTGAACCTCAGCCTGCTGGCGCTCGACCCGGTGGAGCTACAAGTCCTGCAGAACAGCGGCACCGACAAGGAGCAGAACTACGCGCGGAAGATCGAATCTGTGCGTCGGCATGGGAACTACGTCCTGTGCACGCTGCTGCTGGGCAACGCGATCATCAACGCGTCCTTGGCGGTGTGGATGTGCCAGATTCTGGGCATGACCTGGCTCTCCACCGTCATTTGCGCCTTTGGCATCTTCTTCATCGGGGAGATTCTTCCTCACTCCGTGGCATCGCGTCACGGCCTGGCCATCGCGTCCAAAACCATCTGGGTGACGCGGCTGCTGATGGTGCTCTCCTTCCCCATCTCCTACCCCATCAGCAAACTGCTGGACCTCATCCTCAACCAGGAGATCTCCAACTTCTACACCAGAGAGAAGCTCCTGGAGATGCTGCGCGTCACAGACCCGTACCACGACCTGGTGAAAGAGGAGCTGAACATCATCCAGGGCGCGCTGGAGCTGCGCACCAAGACGGTGGAGGACGTCCTGACGCCGCTGAGCGACTGCTTCATGCTGGCGTCGGACGTGGTGCTGGATTTCAACACCATGTCGGAGATCATGGAGAGCGGCTACACCAGGATACCGGTGTTCGAGAACGAGAGGTCCAACATAGTGGACATCCTGTTTGTCAAGGACTTGGCCTTCGTTGACCCGGACGACTGCACTCCGCTGAAAACCATAACTCAGTTCTACAAACACCCTCTGCACTGCGTCTTCAACGACACCAAGCTGGACGCGATGCTGGAGGAGTTTAAAAAAG GAAAGTCTCACCTCGCCATCGTGCAGCGCGTGAACAACGAGGGCGAGGGCGACCCGTTCTACGAGGTGATGGGCATCGTCACCTTGGAGGACGTGATTGAGGAAATCATCAAGTCGGAGATTCTTGATGAGACGGATCTCTACA CTGATAACCGGACAAAGCGGCGGGTTTCCCACCATGAGAGGAAGCAGCAGGACTTTTCCATCTTCAAACtgtcagaaaatgaaatgaaagtcaAGATTTCCCCTCAGCTGCTCTTGGCAACACATCGCTTCCTCTCCACAG AGGTGGAGCCCTTTAAACCTGCGCACATCTCAGAGAAGATCCTGCTGAGGCTCATCAAGCACCCCAGTGTGGTCCAGGAACTCAAATTCGACGAGAAGAGCAAACGAGCTCAGCACCACTTCCTCTTCCACCGCAACAAACCGGTCGACTACTTCATCTTGGTCCTGCAG ggcCGAGTTGAGGTGGAGTTTGGTAAAGAAGCGCTGAAGTTTGAGAACGGAGCTTTTTCTTACTTTGGGGTACCTGCCATCATGTCAAGTG CCCACAGATCGCCCTCTCACAGCAACGGCTTGGAGCGCTCTGAGTCCATGCTGTACGCCGGAAGTTTGGGTCAGTTGAACGGAGGAGGGAGCTTCTACCTGCCGGACTACTCCGTGAGGCAGCTCACCCCTCTGCAGATCATCAAG ATTACGCGTAGCCACTACCAGAACGCGCTGACAGCCACCAGGATGGACAGCTCCCCTCAAACTCCTGATGCTGACATCCGCCTGGCAGAGGCCAACACCCCGACCCCTGACCCTTCAGCCACAGGCAACGCTGCTACGCTCATGCCCTTCGAGCCGACCACAGCCACCCTGCTGCCCCCGCCCAGGGAGCCCAGCCGGCCCAGCTCGGCCCGAACCAGAGGACAACAGTCCAGCGTCCCACACAGCACCTCGGTGCTGAATGAGAAGAACCGCATCGTCC GCAGTAAGTCTGACGGTCAGAAGAGTCCCAGTGATTCTGTGTTCCTCAGGATGGATGAGATCCCGTACATCCGAGAGGACCGATCAGAGACCGACACACACTCAG ACATGGCCTCGGTTCCCATAGAAACAGACACATCGCCTTTCATCAGCAGCATGTCGCTGAGCGGCTCAGAGGACACGCTGGGCAAGAAACTGCTACTCAAACTTA GTCACAAGAAACGGAAAAAGTCCCGTGAAGGAGACAAAACCCCAGAGGACATTTCAGAGCAGCCGCTGGTGAAAACCTAG